A stretch of DNA from Granulicella pectinivorans:
TGTTGGCTAGTGGATTGCGAGACGGATCGCGAAGCAAGACTTCTTTAAGTAGCATTAGGCGAGCCCTACACTTTCAAGGGTGATTGGCACAGCGAGGTAGTTCCATCCATCACGCGCATCTAGCAGCCGATAATTGTTTTGCTCGTATTGCCCTGGAAAGAAGATGACAAGGCGACCGAGGATAGATGATTCAACCAGTTTTAAGACCTGCGATATTCGAGTGAAGGCGAAGAGAGCACCGACGCCATAGACAGAAATCACAGAGTTTTCGTCAGCTTCGTGAGAGTTCAGAGCAGCACAGATTTTGGCTGCGACAAATGTTGTGAACTCCGATTCCAGCTTCAATTGCAAATCGTCAGGAGATTCGAAGTATGCATCTCGATACTCGGTGGTGGACAGCCATTCAGCAAACGCTGGCGCGATGTTGACTTCGATCCAATTGTGGTTGGCCTGCCTAGTCGCAATTTCAAATTCGTCCTTGTGAGCGAGAATGTCACGCTCAAGTTCCTTGTCGTACACAATGATGACGACACGTTGTGAGTCAGCAATGGTTCTTTGCCAGCTTGTCGCAATATGCTGACCATATATCTTTGCAAGCTTCTGAATGCGGCTCATGCTCTACCTCCAGGAATCTGGGGATCAAGACGACTAAGTGAAAGGTCGAAGACATCACCCGCAACTCGAAGATCAAGAAGACCTAACTTCTTCGCCTCGATCGCGAGGTCAAGCGCTTGCGACGGGGGACAGTCCAATGTCTTGATCCAACCAGATGTCAAAAGATCGTCGCCTCTGAGTCCGGCGCCTGTGCCGAGGTAAAGGGCAAAAGCAACGAGTCTTGGTGTCGGCGTGACTTTTTCCCTGACCTTAAAGGTCCTCCCTCGTAGATGTCCGGCCTGACTCCACGAACTGGCTGCATTCCGAACTACTTTGTCCAAGGTTGCGTCACTCAAGCGAGTTCCGACTGCCGACCGCAAGCTCTCTGTCATTAGCTTCCGAGGCATTTCAACGCCTTCATTGAGCGGCAAGATAACTTGCGCCGTGGCCAGAAGCAATGGATCTCTTG
This window harbors:
- a CDS encoding BREX protein BrxB domain-containing protein — protein: MSRIQKLAKIYGQHIATSWQRTIADSQRVVIIVYDKELERDILAHKDEFEIATRQANHNWIEVNIAPAFAEWLSTTEYRDAYFESPDDLQLKLESEFTTFVAAKICAALNSHEADENSVISVYGVGALFAFTRISQVLKLVESSILGRLVIFFPGQYEQNNYRLLDARDGWNYLAVPITLESVGLA